Proteins encoded within one genomic window of Acidobacteriota bacterium:
- a CDS encoding error-prone DNA polymerase, producing the protein MYTELHASSAFSFLEAASLPETLVERAAALGYSALALIDRDGVYGAPRFHKAARAAGIKPIIGCESTMTAATRKPQAEAVRPPNPRSLTPLAPPKPDDARRAESGEGGWCLPVLVETREGYQHLCRLITRMKLRSPKGEGALTLDDLDGHTGGLVAIVGREALAAGRHGVGGLVDRITGLFGRANVAVELQRHFLRDEETANQMLRGLASAFHVPLIVSNGVRFADPVERPLYDVLTCIRHKTTIEQAGRKLARNAERYLKPPAEMAALFGDAPAALAATCALADRLQYSMADLGYHFPDFPVPAGETASSFLRAITLVGARERYRPFDDKARAQVNRELDLIEKLDLAGYFLIVWDIVNFCREQQILVQGRGSAANSAVCYSLGITAVDPVGMDLLFERFLSEERGEWPDIDLDLPSGDRRERVIQHVYEKYGRHGAAMTANVITYRDRSATREVGKVLGFEPAQLDRLSKLLGRFEFSETDEHAALLRDLRAAGLDPAQPKIALFVDLWRRIQDLPRHLGQHSGGMVIARGRLDDVVPLENASMPGRVVVQWDKDDCADMGIVKIDLLGLGMMAALQDAFGIINQPSPVPPSPSAESNSFPTSLVELRRGLAVALRAEADGVAGQRLEMWNIPPDDRGVYEMLQRADTVGVFQVESRAQMATLPRLKPAKFYDLVVEVALIRPGPIVGQMVHPYLDRRAGRADVVYPHPSLEPILARTLGVPLFQQQLLRIAMVAAGFTAGQAEELRRAMGFKRSEKRMKAIEGQLRAGMARQGITGEAADGIVKSIASFALYGFPESHAASFALIVYASAYLKAHFPAAFYAALLNNQPMGFYHPATLVKDAQRHGVRFAPVDVQHSRWECEVEEDGTIRIGLRYVAGLRRHVGEAIEGAMVPPPSVRFRSLEDCVRRTGANKEELAVLAEIGALNAFGYHRREALWQIEKAVRPAGELYEEDLEQGASDVGARFIAPEQKQEAGSTEQEDGPCPLLPMSLTERLVADYGGTRLTIGPHPMALRRRELAVRGVLRAVDLPRERQGRRIRVAGTVITRQRPGTAKGFVFLTLEDETGISNIIVRPDLFARDRLAILEEPFLLIEGWLQNQEGVTSVRAERVEGIAGVPIDVDSHDFY; encoded by the coding sequence ATGTACACCGAACTCCACGCGTCCTCCGCCTTCAGCTTTCTCGAAGCCGCCTCGCTGCCGGAGACGCTCGTCGAGCGGGCGGCGGCGCTGGGATATTCCGCGCTCGCGCTCATCGATCGCGATGGCGTGTACGGTGCGCCGCGCTTCCACAAAGCCGCCCGTGCCGCCGGCATCAAGCCCATCATCGGCTGCGAGTCGACGATGACCGCCGCCACGCGGAAGCCGCAGGCGGAGGCCGTCCGACCTCCGAATCCCCGGTCCCTAACCCCGCTTGCCCCGCCGAAGCCCGACGACGCTCGAAGAGCGGAGTCGGGCGAAGGCGGGTGGTGCCTGCCTGTCCTGGTCGAAACCCGCGAGGGATATCAGCACCTGTGCCGTCTGATCACCCGGATGAAGCTCCGATCGCCAAAAGGCGAAGGCGCGCTCACGCTCGACGACCTCGACGGCCACACCGGCGGCCTGGTGGCGATCGTGGGCCGCGAGGCGCTGGCGGCCGGTCGTCATGGCGTGGGCGGTCTGGTCGATCGGATCACGGGCCTGTTCGGGCGTGCGAACGTGGCCGTCGAGCTCCAGCGTCATTTTCTGCGCGACGAAGAGACCGCCAACCAGATGTTGCGCGGGCTGGCCTCGGCGTTTCACGTGCCGCTCATCGTGTCGAACGGCGTGCGCTTTGCCGATCCGGTCGAGCGCCCGCTCTATGACGTGCTCACCTGCATCCGTCACAAAACGACGATCGAACAGGCGGGGCGGAAGCTGGCACGGAATGCCGAGCGGTATCTCAAGCCGCCGGCCGAGATGGCGGCGCTGTTCGGTGACGCTCCCGCGGCACTGGCCGCCACGTGCGCCCTGGCCGATCGCCTCCAGTATTCGATGGCCGATCTTGGTTATCATTTTCCTGATTTTCCGGTGCCGGCGGGCGAGACGGCCAGTTCGTTTCTGCGCGCCATCACGCTGGTGGGCGCTCGCGAGCGCTATCGGCCGTTCGACGACAAGGCCCGCGCGCAAGTCAACCGCGAGCTCGATCTGATCGAGAAACTCGATCTCGCCGGCTACTTCCTGATCGTCTGGGACATCGTCAACTTCTGTCGCGAGCAGCAGATTCTCGTGCAGGGACGCGGCTCGGCGGCCAACAGCGCCGTCTGCTACAGCCTGGGCATTACGGCGGTGGACCCGGTGGGGATGGACCTGCTGTTCGAGCGCTTCCTGTCGGAGGAGCGCGGCGAGTGGCCGGATATCGATCTGGATCTGCCAAGCGGCGATCGGCGCGAGCGCGTCATCCAGCATGTCTACGAGAAGTACGGCCGTCATGGCGCGGCCATGACGGCCAACGTCATCACGTATCGCGATCGCAGCGCCACGCGCGAAGTGGGGAAGGTGCTGGGGTTCGAACCGGCACAACTGGATCGCCTGTCGAAACTGCTCGGGCGCTTCGAGTTCAGCGAAACGGATGAGCACGCGGCGCTGCTGCGCGATCTGCGGGCCGCCGGCCTCGATCCCGCGCAGCCGAAGATCGCGTTGTTTGTGGATCTGTGGCGGCGCATCCAGGATCTGCCGCGTCACCTGGGCCAGCACTCGGGAGGCATGGTGATCGCGCGCGGCCGGCTCGATGACGTGGTGCCGCTCGAGAACGCAAGCATGCCGGGGCGGGTGGTGGTGCAGTGGGACAAGGACGACTGCGCCGACATGGGGATCGTCAAGATCGATCTGCTGGGGCTGGGCATGATGGCCGCGCTGCAGGACGCGTTCGGCATTATCAATCAGCCTTCGCCCGTCCCGCCTTCGCCTTCGGCGGAATCCAATAGCTTCCCGACTTCGCTCGTTGAGCTTCGTCGAGGTCTCGCCGTAGCGCTACGCGCGGAGGCGGACGGCGTGGCAGGCCAGCGGCTCGAGATGTGGAACATCCCGCCTGACGACCGGGGGGTGTACGAGATGCTCCAGCGCGCCGACACGGTGGGCGTGTTCCAGGTGGAGTCGCGCGCGCAGATGGCCACGCTGCCGCGCCTCAAGCCGGCGAAATTCTACGACCTCGTCGTCGAGGTGGCGCTCATCCGGCCCGGGCCGATCGTCGGCCAGATGGTGCATCCGTACCTCGACAGGCGGGCGGGCCGGGCCGATGTCGTGTACCCGCATCCGTCGCTCGAGCCCATCCTGGCGCGCACGCTGGGCGTGCCGCTCTTCCAGCAGCAGTTGCTGCGGATCGCGATGGTGGCGGCGGGGTTCACCGCCGGCCAGGCCGAAGAGTTGCGGCGGGCCATGGGATTCAAGCGATCCGAGAAGCGGATGAAGGCCATCGAGGGGCAGCTTCGCGCGGGCATGGCGCGGCAGGGCATCACGGGGGAAGCGGCCGATGGGATCGTGAAATCGATCGCGTCGTTTGCGTTGTACGGATTCCCCGAATCACATGCGGCCAGTTTCGCGCTGATCGTATATGCGAGCGCGTACCTCAAGGCGCACTTCCCGGCGGCCTTCTATGCGGCCCTGCTCAACAATCAGCCGATGGGGTTCTACCACCCGGCGACGCTGGTGAAAGATGCGCAGCGGCACGGCGTGCGGTTTGCGCCGGTGGACGTGCAGCATTCGCGCTGGGAGTGCGAGGTGGAAGAGGACGGCACCATCCGGATTGGACTGCGGTATGTCGCGGGGCTCCGCCGGCACGTGGGCGAGGCGATCGAGGGGGCGATGGTCCCGCCGCCTTCGGTGCGGTTCCGCTCGCTCGAGGATTGTGTCAGGCGCACGGGCGCGAACAAGGAGGAACTGGCCGTGCTGGCCGAAATCGGGGCGCTCAACGCATTCGGCTATCACCGGCGCGAGGCGCTGTGGCAGATCGAAAAGGCCGTGCGGCCGGCGGGGGAGTTGTACGAGGAGGATCTTGAGCAAGGAGCGAGTGACGTAGGGGCGCGATTCATCGCGCCCGAACAGAAGCAGGAAGCAGGAAGCACGGAGCAAGAAGACGGTCCATGCCCGCTTCTCCCCATGTCCCTCACCGAGCGCCTCGTGGCCGACTATGGCGGCACGCGCCTGACCATCGGCCCGCATCCGATGGCTCTGCGGCGTCGCGAACTGGCGGTGCGCGGCGTCCTGCGCGCCGTCGATCTGCCGCGCGAACGCCAGGGCCGCCGCATCCGCGTGGCCGGCACGGTCATCACCCGGCAGCGGCCGGGAACGGCGAAGGGATTCGTCTTCCTCACGCTCGAGGATGAAACAGGCATCTCGAACATCATTGTGCGGCCAGACCTGTTCGCACGGGATCGGCTGGCGATTCTGGAAGAGCCGTTTCTGCTCATCGAGGGATGGCTCCAGAACCAGGAAGGCGTGACGTCGGTGCGCGCCGAACGCGTGGAAGGCATCGCGGGCGTGCCCATCGACGTCGATTCGCACGACTTCTACTAA
- a CDS encoding DNA methyltransferase — protein sequence MTADELLHDLRDFRWHDTVTAETITSAALADGGRVEVPTFINEFWTSRQRAAHSLHEISYRACFKPQLPRFFIDRLTTPGAVVYDPFTGRGTTPLEAALAGRVPVACDINPLTAVLLAPRLAPPDLPDVQRRLADIDFHQRTDLPDDLLVFYHHDTLQEICALREYLLARERNHTLDDVDRWIRMVAVNRLTGHSPGFFSVYPLPPNQATWVQARRKINAARSRVPPRRDVPALILRKTKALLKDCDAETRATLGSTRTTRHLVTGAAHSTPDIASASVDLVVTSPPFLNVVNYKMDNWLRCWFCGIDPEAVLLTNGAGLSEWQRQMTLVFRELHRLLKVGGWVAFEVGEVRGGSIKLEENVVPAGIEAGLDPACVLINAQQFTKTANIWGVNNNTIGTNTNRIVVFTKR from the coding sequence ATGACCGCTGACGAACTGCTGCACGACCTCCGCGACTTCCGCTGGCACGACACAGTGACCGCCGAGACAATCACCTCGGCAGCGCTGGCCGACGGCGGCCGTGTCGAGGTGCCGACGTTCATCAACGAGTTCTGGACGTCCCGCCAACGCGCCGCGCACAGCCTGCACGAGATCTCGTACCGCGCGTGCTTCAAGCCGCAACTGCCGCGCTTCTTCATCGATCGGCTCACCACACCCGGTGCGGTCGTCTACGATCCGTTCACCGGACGCGGCACCACGCCGCTCGAAGCGGCGCTGGCCGGGCGTGTGCCGGTCGCGTGCGACATCAATCCGCTGACCGCGGTCCTGCTGGCCCCGCGTCTGGCGCCGCCGGACCTGCCCGATGTTCAACGGCGGCTGGCAGACATTGACTTCCATCAGCGTACCGATCTTCCGGACGATCTTCTCGTGTTCTATCACCACGACACGCTGCAGGAGATCTGCGCGTTGCGGGAGTACCTGTTGGCCCGCGAGCGCAATCACACGCTCGACGACGTGGATCGGTGGATCCGGATGGTGGCGGTGAACCGGCTGACCGGACACTCGCCCGGGTTCTTCTCGGTCTATCCGCTCCCCCCCAACCAGGCGACCTGGGTGCAGGCGCGGCGCAAGATCAACGCGGCCCGCTCACGGGTGCCGCCCCGCCGTGACGTGCCGGCGTTGATCCTGCGAAAGACGAAGGCCCTGCTGAAAGACTGCGACGCCGAGACGCGCGCGACGTTGGGCAGCACACGCACCACCAGACATCTGGTTACCGGGGCCGCGCACTCCACGCCAGACATTGCGTCGGCCTCGGTCGACCTGGTCGTCACATCGCCGCCCTTCCTGAACGTGGTCAACTACAAGATGGACAACTGGCTGCGATGCTGGTTCTGTGGCATCGACCCGGAGGCCGTCCTCCTTACCAACGGAGCCGGCCTCTCCGAGTGGCAGCGTCAGATGACGCTCGTGTTCCGGGAACTGCATCGGCTGCTGAAGGTCGGCGGATGGGTGGCCTTCGAGGTGGGAGAAGTCCGGGGTGGCTCCATCAAGCTCGAAGAGAACGTCGTGCCGGCCGGAATTGAGGCCGGCCTCGACCCGGCGTGCGTCTTGATCAACGCTCAGCAGTTCACGAAAACCGCCAACATCTGGGGAGTCAACAACAACACGATCGGGACCAATACCAACCGGATCGTGGTCTTCACGAAGCGGTAG
- a CDS encoding sulfoxide reductase heme-binding subunit YedZ, whose protein sequence is MIRAAKFLVFVAALGPVAYLGWGAWAHALGANPIETITRETGVWTLRFLLLALAATPLRRWTGWNDAIRFRRMLGLFAFFYGSLHLMTYLWLDQFFDGAAIIKDIYKRPFITAGVTAYTLMLPLAVTSTAGMIRRLGGKRWRRLHRLAYGSAAIGVVHYWWLVKADIRPPRNYAIILGVLLASRVWSGISSSRSSSGTTR, encoded by the coding sequence GTGATCCGTGCAGCCAAGTTCCTCGTCTTCGTCGCCGCGCTCGGTCCCGTCGCCTATCTCGGCTGGGGGGCGTGGGCCCACGCACTCGGCGCGAATCCCATCGAGACCATCACGCGGGAAACCGGCGTCTGGACGCTCCGGTTCCTGCTGCTGGCGCTCGCGGCGACGCCGCTGCGGCGATGGACGGGCTGGAACGATGCAATCAGGTTCCGGCGAATGCTCGGGCTGTTCGCCTTCTTCTACGGCTCGCTCCACCTGATGACTTATCTCTGGCTGGATCAGTTCTTCGACGGCGCCGCGATCATCAAGGACATCTACAAGCGGCCGTTCATTACGGCCGGCGTAACGGCCTACACGCTGATGCTGCCCCTTGCTGTGACGTCAACGGCCGGCATGATTCGCCGCCTGGGCGGGAAGCGGTGGAGGCGCCTTCACCGCCTCGCCTACGGCTCGGCGGCCATCGGTGTCGTGCACTACTGGTGGCTCGTGAAAGCCGACATCCGCCCGCCCCGCAATTACGCGATCATCCTTGGCGTCCTGCTCGCGTCGCGCGTCTGGTCTGGGATTAGTTCTTCGCGGTCCTCGAGCGGAACCACGCGATGA
- a CDS encoding SET domain-containing protein-lysine N-methyltransferase — protein MKKPSHPRIVRRPSRLHGWGVFALDTIPKNTRIIDYAGEKITTRESRVREVAHQARGRIWLFAINRRWVRDAEVRGSVARYINHDCAPNCYSRIVGDTIWICAARTIKPGEELSYRYYTGGTAGIACQCRRGCKTRL, from the coding sequence ATGAAGAAGCCGTCGCATCCCCGTATTGTCCGCCGACCTTCCCGTCTCCACGGCTGGGGCGTGTTCGCGCTCGACACCATCCCCAAGAACACGCGCATCATCGATTATGCCGGAGAGAAGATCACGACGCGGGAGAGCCGCGTTCGGGAAGTGGCGCATCAGGCCCGCGGCCGCATCTGGCTGTTCGCCATCAACCGCCGGTGGGTGCGGGACGCCGAAGTGCGCGGCAGTGTCGCGCGGTACATCAACCATGACTGCGCGCCGAACTGCTATTCGCGGATCGTCGGCGACACGATCTGGATCTGCGCGGCGCGGACGATCAAGCCTGGCGAGGAATTGTCGTATCGGTACTACACTGGCGGCACGGCGGGCATCGCGTGCCAGTGCCGGCGCGGCTGCAAGACCAGGCTCTGA
- a CDS encoding MFS transporter: MTTTPRAPAREIFGWAMFDFANSSYTTVIVTVVFSVIFPRLVVGDGPDFKLGNLLWSVALSVSYGLVVLTAPVLGAIMDFRAAKKRFLFYSYALTVVATAFLYFVSPGHIVLAMVLVIVSNYGFAVGESFTSSFLPDLGPTEELGKISGYAWGLGYVGGIACTALVLGVVGDQTLENFDRVRLVGPITAVFFLAAAIPTFMFLRERGTAKVLPPGETLLGMGFRRLVETARALGGFRDLLVFFVAFFFAMAGLSIVIAFAFIYGDQVIHWSPRSQMLMFVITNLTASVGAVGFGFLQKRWGNLRTFNLTLGIWVAAILGIWGTPQISAWLNGALGTAWRVEHVFLFMGAMAGLCLGATQSASRTVVAVFSPESKAAEFFGFWGLFGKLAAIFGLLSLGVLQVRLGLRSAILLCSLFFLVALFLTLLVREQRGRAAAAAYVAK, encoded by the coding sequence GTGACGACGACACCCAGGGCGCCCGCGCGCGAGATCTTCGGCTGGGCCATGTTCGACTTCGCCAATTCCAGCTATACCACCGTCATCGTGACCGTCGTCTTCAGCGTGATCTTTCCGCGTCTGGTCGTCGGCGACGGCCCCGACTTCAAACTGGGCAACCTGCTGTGGAGTGTGGCGCTGTCGGTGAGTTACGGGCTGGTGGTGCTGACCGCCCCTGTGTTGGGCGCGATCATGGACTTTCGCGCCGCGAAGAAGCGGTTTCTGTTCTACAGCTACGCCCTGACCGTGGTGGCCACGGCGTTCCTCTACTTCGTCAGCCCCGGGCACATCGTGCTCGCCATGGTGCTCGTGATCGTGTCGAACTACGGCTTCGCCGTCGGTGAGTCGTTCACGTCGAGCTTCCTGCCCGACCTCGGCCCGACCGAAGAACTCGGCAAGATTTCAGGATATGCGTGGGGTCTTGGGTACGTCGGCGGGATCGCGTGCACGGCCCTCGTGCTCGGCGTCGTGGGCGATCAAACCCTCGAGAACTTCGATCGAGTGAGGCTGGTGGGGCCCATCACCGCCGTCTTCTTCCTCGCGGCGGCCATCCCCACGTTCATGTTCCTGCGCGAGCGAGGCACCGCCAAGGTGCTGCCGCCGGGCGAGACGCTGCTCGGCATGGGCTTCCGGCGGCTGGTCGAGACGGCCCGCGCGCTTGGCGGGTTCCGAGACCTGCTCGTCTTCTTCGTCGCTTTCTTCTTCGCGATGGCCGGGCTCTCGATCGTGATCGCGTTCGCGTTCATCTACGGCGACCAGGTGATTCACTGGAGTCCGCGGAGCCAGATGCTGATGTTCGTCATCACGAATCTGACCGCCAGTGTCGGCGCCGTCGGGTTCGGGTTTCTGCAGAAGCGCTGGGGCAACCTGCGGACGTTCAACCTGACGCTCGGCATCTGGGTGGCGGCCATTCTGGGCATCTGGGGTACGCCCCAAATCTCCGCCTGGTTGAACGGCGCGCTCGGCACCGCGTGGCGGGTTGAACACGTGTTTCTGTTCATGGGCGCGATGGCGGGCCTGTGCCTGGGCGCGACACAGTCGGCCAGCCGCACCGTGGTGGCGGTATTCAGCCCGGAATCGAAGGCGGCCGAGTTCTTCGGGTTCTGGGGATTGTTCGGGAAGCTCGCGGCAATCTTCGGTCTGCTGTCGCTCGGGGTGCTGCAGGTGAGGCTGGGGCTGCGCTCCGCGATCCTGCTCTGCTCGCTCTTCTTCCTGGTCGCCCTGTTCCTGACGCTGCTCGTGCGCGAACAGCGGGGCCGCGCCGCCGCCGCCGCGTACGTCGCGAAATAG
- a CDS encoding YajQ family cyclic di-GMP-binding protein produces MAGTCSFDVTSTVDLQEVDNALNQARKEVVQRYDFKGSKAAIEFSRADNTITLVADDEFKMEALWEIVQGRMVKRSVPVKNLTLGEIERGGNDTVRRVVTLQQGIPSDTAKAIVKFLKDRKLKKVQAAIQADQVRISSPSKDELQTVMQLLRAEDFGISLQFGNRRDQ; encoded by the coding sequence ATGGCTGGCACGTGTTCGTTCGACGTAACGTCCACTGTCGATTTGCAGGAAGTGGACAACGCGCTCAATCAGGCCCGCAAGGAAGTGGTTCAGCGTTATGACTTCAAGGGCTCGAAGGCGGCGATCGAGTTCAGCCGCGCTGACAACACCATCACGCTGGTCGCCGATGACGAGTTCAAGATGGAGGCGCTGTGGGAAATCGTGCAGGGCCGGATGGTCAAGCGCAGCGTGCCGGTCAAGAACCTCACGCTCGGAGAGATCGAGCGCGGAGGCAACGACACCGTGCGGCGCGTCGTGACGCTACAGCAGGGCATTCCCAGCGACACGGCCAAGGCCATCGTCAAGTTCCTGAAGGACCGCAAGCTGAAGAAGGTGCAGGCCGCTATCCAGGCCGACCAGGTGCGTATCTCGTCTCCCTCGAAGGACGAACTGCAGACCGTGATGCAGTTGTTGCGCGCCGAGGATTTCGGGATCTCGCTGCAATTCGGCAACCGCAGAGACCAGTGA
- a CDS encoding DUF2461 domain-containing protein — protein sequence MPLDRLKARPARPAAGSATGFTPQTLAFLRALARNNRREWFHERKDRYEEVVRAPMAALIERFAVDFRDFAPDMVATPRASMYRIYRDTRFSADKTPLKTHVAAVFPHRLLPKHEGAGLYLEVAAQHVWYGGGMYLPSTSQLHLVREHIAAHHRRLRSIVESPAFRRVFGELGGEQLKRVPLGFPKDHPAAEYLKFRQFLAGCEAPAAFATSPRFYRTVLSAFRVLAPLIAFLDEPLIADPGRGSHPSTWLSSERSRA from the coding sequence ATGCCACTGGATCGCTTGAAGGCACGCCCCGCACGCCCCGCGGCCGGATCGGCCACTGGTTTCACCCCGCAGACGCTCGCGTTTCTCCGGGCCCTCGCGCGCAACAACCGCCGCGAGTGGTTTCACGAGCGGAAGGATCGCTATGAGGAAGTGGTGCGAGCGCCGATGGCCGCGTTGATCGAGAGGTTCGCGGTCGATTTCCGCGACTTTGCACCGGACATGGTGGCGACACCGCGTGCATCCATGTACCGGATCTACCGGGACACGCGGTTCAGCGCAGACAAGACGCCGCTCAAGACGCATGTCGCCGCCGTGTTTCCCCACCGGCTGCTGCCCAAGCACGAGGGTGCGGGTTTATATTTGGAGGTTGCGGCGCAGCATGTGTGGTACGGAGGCGGCATGTACCTGCCGTCGACGTCGCAGCTGCACCTGGTGCGCGAACACATCGCGGCCCATCATCGGCGCCTGCGATCGATTGTCGAATCGCCGGCCTTCCGCCGCGTCTTTGGCGAACTGGGCGGCGAACAGCTGAAGCGCGTGCCGCTGGGCTTTCCAAAGGACCATCCGGCCGCCGAGTACTTGAAGTTCCGGCAGTTCCTGGCGGGATGTGAAGCGCCTGCCGCGTTCGCGACATCTCCACGGTTCTACCGGACCGTGCTCTCGGCGTTCCGCGTCCTCGCCCCTCTGATCGCGTTCCTCGACGAGCCGCTCATCGCCGATCCGGGGCGGGGCTCGCATCCATCAACGTGGTTGTCGAGCGAGCGGTCGCGCGCATGA
- the msrP gene encoding protein-methionine-sulfoxide reductase catalytic subunit MsrP, translating into MLIRPKSDIRSSEITDEGVYLRRREFILASAVPALAAAAGFSRFATLDAAQDQIPNVRKSAYTVSEEWNTYGDITSYNNFYEFGTDKADPAGNAKNFRVNPWTVKIDGLVNKPADYQLEDLLKPHTLEERVYRLRCVEAWSMVIPWVGFPLGDLLRRVEPAPQAKFVEFTTLADRNQMPGLRSAILNWPYVEGLRLDEAMHPLTILAVGLYGRMLPNQDGAPIRLVVPWKYGFKSIKSIVRIRLVDRQPTTAWSAYAPQEYGFYSNVNPEVDHPRWSQGSERRIGEFFKRKTLIFNGYGDQVAGLYTGMDLRKNY; encoded by the coding sequence ATGCTCATACGACCGAAGTCGGACATTCGATCGTCCGAGATTACCGACGAAGGTGTCTACCTGCGTCGTCGGGAGTTCATCCTGGCGTCTGCTGTTCCCGCGCTGGCTGCCGCCGCGGGGTTTTCGCGCTTTGCCACCCTCGATGCCGCGCAGGACCAGATTCCCAACGTCCGCAAGAGCGCCTACACGGTCAGCGAGGAATGGAACACGTACGGCGACATCACGTCGTACAACAACTTCTATGAGTTCGGCACCGACAAGGCCGACCCGGCGGGAAACGCAAAGAACTTCAGGGTCAATCCCTGGACGGTCAAGATCGACGGTCTGGTGAACAAACCGGCCGACTACCAGCTGGAGGACCTGCTCAAGCCCCACACGCTCGAGGAGCGCGTCTATCGTCTCCGGTGCGTGGAAGCCTGGTCGATGGTGATTCCGTGGGTTGGTTTCCCGCTGGGAGATCTGCTCAGACGCGTCGAGCCCGCCCCACAGGCGAAGTTCGTAGAGTTCACGACCTTGGCCGACAGGAATCAGATGCCGGGTCTGCGCTCGGCGATCCTGAACTGGCCGTACGTCGAAGGCCTGCGGCTCGACGAAGCCATGCATCCGCTGACCATCCTCGCCGTCGGGCTCTACGGGCGGATGCTGCCAAACCAGGACGGCGCGCCAATCCGGCTCGTGGTGCCGTGGAAGTACGGCTTCAAGAGCATCAAGTCGATTGTGCGCATCAGGCTCGTCGACAGGCAGCCGACCACGGCGTGGTCCGCGTACGCGCCGCAGGAATACGGGTTCTACTCCAACGTGAATCCAGAGGTCGACCATCCGCGCTGGAGCCAGGGAAGCGAGCGGCGCATTGGCGAGTTCTTCAAGCGCAAGACGCTCATCTTCAACGGCTACGGCGACCAGGTGGCCGGACTGTATACGGGGATGGATCTGCGGAAGAATTATTAG
- a CDS encoding RidA family protein, with protein MSHSAGWRIVLVLVVIGVAAQFIRPDRAVAGKVRPSQKAAIPLMPAFSPTSTHGGFVYVSGILPGTAGAPPSVTEDIGSQTTRVLDELSARLIRAGTSLDRVVTLSVYLKRAEDFAAMNQVWAKYWPKDPPSRTTVIAGLPHPGALIQVAAVAAAPGTSRQTIHPRQWLTSPSPYSYAVKSGDTLFLAGLVARRGADNTTVKGDIAVQTRTVMDSAKAILAEAGFDFSDVVSARVFLTDVANFAGMNETYRSAWAKDPPARATVVTGLMSPDYLVEVTFVAVKGGARVAYTTPNADGTPGAPNPSLSGAIAAGGRLFTSGTLGIIPGRTTDAGAQSREILARLGRTMALGKAQWSNVIDSVVYVTSLDEAPAVLDAFRTQTGRALPVGTLVLSGLMNREGVAEIMLTTGK; from the coding sequence ATGTCACACTCAGCAGGATGGCGCATCGTGCTGGTCCTGGTGGTCATCGGAGTGGCCGCCCAGTTCATCAGACCGGATCGCGCTGTCGCAGGCAAGGTCCGGCCGAGTCAGAAGGCGGCGATCCCCTTGATGCCGGCGTTCTCTCCGACGTCCACTCACGGAGGATTCGTCTACGTCTCCGGCATTCTGCCGGGCACCGCCGGCGCCCCGCCATCGGTGACCGAGGACATCGGCAGCCAGACGACGCGCGTGCTGGACGAGCTATCGGCTCGCCTCATTCGAGCAGGAACCAGTCTCGACCGCGTCGTCACGCTGTCGGTCTACCTGAAGCGCGCCGAGGATTTCGCGGCGATGAACCAGGTGTGGGCGAAGTACTGGCCGAAGGATCCGCCGTCGCGCACGACCGTCATTGCCGGCCTGCCGCACCCCGGCGCGCTGATCCAGGTCGCCGCCGTCGCTGCCGCGCCAGGGACGTCCCGGCAGACGATTCATCCGCGACAGTGGCTCACGTCGCCCAGCCCGTACAGCTACGCCGTCAAGAGCGGAGACACGCTGTTTCTGGCGGGCCTGGTTGCGCGGCGCGGCGCCGACAATACGACCGTCAAGGGCGACATCGCCGTGCAGACCCGGACGGTGATGGACAGCGCCAAGGCCATCCTCGCGGAAGCGGGTTTCGATTTCAGCGACGTCGTGAGTGCGAGGGTCTTTCTGACCGATGTCGCGAACTTCGCCGGGATGAACGAGACGTACCGGTCGGCGTGGGCCAAGGATCCCCCGGCGCGGGCGACGGTTGTCACCGGGCTGATGAGCCCTGACTACCTCGTTGAAGTCACCTTTGTCGCCGTCAAGGGTGGCGCGCGGGTGGCCTACACGACACCGAACGCGGACGGCACGCCTGGCGCACCCAACCCGAGTTTGAGCGGCGCAATCGCCGCGGGCGGGCGCCTGTTCACGTCTGGCACGCTCGGCATCATCCCGGGCAGAACGACAGACGCCGGGGCGCAGAGCCGCGAGATCCTGGCGCGGCTCGGCCGGACGATGGCGCTCGGCAAGGCTCAGTGGTCGAACGTGATTGACTCGGTCGTCTACGTGACGAGCCTCGACGAGGCGCCGGCGGTGCTTGACGCCTTCCGCACGCAGACCGGTCGGGCGCTGCCAGTCGGAACGCTCGTGCTCTCCGGGTTGATGAACCGCGAGGGCGTGGCCGAGATCATGTTGACAACGGGAAAATGA